Proteins from a genomic interval of Gordonia sp. SL306:
- a CDS encoding alkyl/aryl-sulfatase, with product MANTRKPPSATIVEQQRKLLDSLPFSDTADFDDATRGLVARRQPNAVKAEDGTVLWDNDTYSFLQGDAPDTVNPSLWRQSKLAAIDGLFEVVPGIYQVRGMDLSNTSFIEGDEGVVVIDTLLSEETGKAALELYREHRGDRPVKAIIYTHSHADHFGGVRGFVSQEELDAGKVKIFAPEGFMEHAISENVYAGVAMNRRAGYMYGAALERGPEGQVGAGLGQTLSIGTVTLLPPTDIITTTGHEEVVDGVRMVFQMAPDTEAPSEMLIYLPDFKALCAAEDATHNFHNLLTLRGAVVRDPHGWAKYLTETVDLFGGEVEAVFASHHWPVWGNERVVEFLTTQRDLYAYVHDQTLRMMNKGLTGPEIAESIELPPALETAWSTHGYYGSVSHNVKAIYQRYLGWFDGNPAHLWEHTPVEQAKRYVEFMGGADAVVTKARESFDAGDYRWVAQVINHVVFAQPDHADAKELLADTYEQLGYGSENGTWRDFYLSGTTELREGNFGTPTETNAPDIIAQLSPPMLFDAIAIQVNGPKAWDENLTIDVVLTDLDERYRLRLARGVLTYSTYPQADDAAVTLTLTTTKAALPALAGGGLSADGLAKAGIEVSGDASVLGRLTAVLDPGDKEFAIVTPD from the coding sequence ATGGCGAATACTCGGAAACCACCGTCAGCGACGATTGTCGAGCAGCAGCGGAAGTTGCTCGATTCACTTCCCTTCTCCGACACCGCGGATTTCGACGATGCGACGCGTGGGCTTGTCGCCCGGCGGCAGCCGAATGCGGTGAAAGCCGAAGACGGGACAGTTCTCTGGGACAACGACACCTATTCGTTCCTGCAGGGGGATGCTCCCGACACCGTCAATCCGAGTCTGTGGCGACAGTCCAAACTTGCGGCCATCGACGGACTGTTCGAAGTCGTGCCGGGTATCTACCAAGTGCGCGGCATGGACCTGTCCAACACGTCGTTCATCGAAGGCGACGAGGGCGTCGTCGTCATCGACACGCTCCTGTCGGAAGAGACTGGCAAAGCAGCTCTCGAGCTCTACCGCGAACACCGTGGCGATCGTCCCGTGAAGGCGATCATCTACACGCATTCACATGCCGACCATTTCGGCGGTGTCCGCGGCTTCGTGTCTCAGGAGGAGCTCGACGCGGGGAAGGTGAAGATCTTCGCCCCCGAGGGTTTCATGGAGCACGCCATCTCCGAGAACGTGTACGCGGGCGTCGCGATGAACCGACGTGCCGGCTACATGTACGGCGCGGCCCTCGAACGCGGGCCGGAGGGCCAGGTCGGTGCCGGGCTCGGGCAGACGCTGTCCATCGGTACCGTGACGCTCCTCCCGCCGACCGACATCATCACCACCACCGGGCACGAGGAGGTCGTCGACGGGGTGCGCATGGTGTTCCAGATGGCCCCCGACACCGAGGCGCCGTCGGAGATGTTGATCTATCTCCCCGACTTCAAGGCGCTGTGTGCGGCCGAGGACGCCACCCACAACTTCCACAATCTGTTGACATTGCGCGGAGCTGTCGTCCGCGACCCACACGGATGGGCGAAGTATCTCACCGAAACAGTCGACTTGTTCGGGGGTGAGGTAGAGGCCGTGTTCGCATCTCACCACTGGCCGGTCTGGGGCAACGAGCGGGTCGTCGAGTTCCTGACGACACAACGTGACCTCTACGCCTACGTCCACGACCAGACGCTGCGGATGATGAACAAGGGGCTCACCGGACCGGAGATCGCCGAGTCCATCGAGCTGCCACCGGCGTTGGAGACAGCGTGGAGCACGCACGGCTATTACGGTTCGGTGAGCCACAACGTGAAGGCGATCTACCAGCGCTACCTTGGATGGTTCGACGGCAACCCGGCCCACCTGTGGGAGCACACACCGGTCGAGCAGGCGAAACGCTACGTCGAGTTCATGGGCGGTGCCGACGCGGTGGTCACCAAGGCCCGCGAGTCCTTCGACGCCGGTGATTACCGCTGGGTCGCGCAGGTCATCAATCATGTCGTGTTCGCCCAGCCCGACCACGCCGACGCGAAGGAACTGCTGGCCGATACCTACGAGCAACTCGGCTACGGGTCGGAGAACGGTACGTGGCGCGACTTCTACCTGTCGGGAACCACTGAGCTGCGCGAGGGTAACTTCGGGACGCCCACCGAGACCAACGCCCCCGACATCATCGCCCAGCTGTCACCGCCGATGCTGTTCGATGCCATCGCAATTCAGGTCAACGGGCCGAAGGCCTGGGACGAGAACCTGACCATCGACGTCGTGCTCACCGACCTCGACGAGCGGTATCGTCTCCGGTTGGCTCGCGGTGTGCTCACCTACAGCACCTATCCGCAGGCCGATGACGCGGCGGTGACCCTGACCCTGACGACGACGAAGGCCGCACTTCCCGCACTGGCGGGCGGCGGTCTGTCGGCAGACGGCCTCGCGAAGGCCGGTATCGAGGTAAGCGGCGACGCGTCGGTGCTCGGCCGGCTGACCGCAGTTCTCGATCCGGGCGACAAGGAGTTCGCCATCGTCACCCCGGACTGA
- a CDS encoding GAP family protein → MGSVLGDLLPLAVGVAISPIPIIGAILMLLGKHARTTSIGFAIGWLAGIVIATTIFVLVGGAAGDSDSKTGAWIKLALGVLLLAEGIREWRARSGDHSTPKWMAAIDDMKPFTALGLGFALSAINPKNLMMCIAAGVTIGGAALSSGSNIVAVVVFSLLAATTVVIPVLAYQVAAERLRDPLDRLKAWLQENNKTVMATLILVIGVVLIGKGISGLG, encoded by the coding sequence GTGGGATCGGTATTGGGTGATCTGTTGCCGCTGGCGGTCGGGGTCGCCATCTCACCGATCCCCATCATCGGCGCGATCCTGATGCTCCTCGGGAAGCATGCCCGGACAACCAGCATCGGATTCGCGATCGGCTGGTTGGCCGGGATCGTCATCGCCACCACGATTTTCGTGCTCGTCGGTGGTGCCGCAGGCGATTCCGATTCGAAGACCGGCGCCTGGATCAAGCTCGCGCTGGGTGTGCTGCTGCTCGCCGAGGGAATCCGCGAATGGCGAGCGCGCAGTGGCGACCATTCGACGCCGAAGTGGATGGCGGCGATCGACGATATGAAACCGTTCACCGCACTGGGTCTCGGATTCGCACTGTCCGCGATCAATCCGAAGAACCTGATGATGTGCATCGCCGCCGGCGTGACGATCGGCGGCGCCGCCTTGTCCTCCGGCTCGAATATCGTGGCGGTGGTGGTGTTCTCGTTGCTGGCGGCGACCACGGTGGTGATTCCTGTTCTCGCGTATCAGGTGGCGGCCGAGCGGCTACGAGATCCGTTGGACCGTCTCAAGGCCTGGCTGCAGGAGAACAACAAGACCGTCATGGCGACGCTGATCCTGGTGATCGGCGTCGTGCTGATCGGCAAGGGGATCTCCGGGCTGGGGTGA
- a CDS encoding SulP family inorganic anion transporter codes for MKRFRRPTIRVSRPRPSDAISGLVTALFSIPEGMAYASIGGFNPVSGLYSGMVSTLVGSVFSRTVLMVTTLTSAIALSAQSVLAQAGLDPHDIGNIAMLTVAVGAVMLLFGLLRIGAIMDFVSSAVMTGFTAGIAVQIVAGVIKDVTGYKPDAHNTVWKFVDAFAHISQWSAHAVIVALATVAVWAVFRFIKPLESYSTLIALVVVTAVTAVSGTDVETVGDIAEVPNSLPPFTVPDLSAFPDLLLGAFAIALVALAQAAGISAAVPNPDKSRPNASGDFSAQGAANLVGGFFGSLPTGGSLSRTGVAVSAGAQTRWAGMFAGIWLILLVLIAGSAAQIIPMAVIGGLLFVIGFELIQGRWADIVLVFRTARLSAVALIVTFVATTQIPLQDAILVGAAISLILYCVQAARAARLVALVPDDGGWRVVDTPQTLPADGITVLDYSGVALFAEVPRIAETWPTVGDDNGRSALILSVRTLPDVPSSTLQKLLRAHADELRSKGGRFMLAGVRPQLMKGIENAGLVDAVGRDNIFEATDRVFESVDDAYAEAKRWLDAAPE; via the coding sequence GTGAAGCGGTTCAGACGTCCCACCATCCGTGTCTCGCGCCCGCGTCCTTCAGACGCGATCTCCGGGCTCGTGACCGCGTTGTTCTCGATCCCCGAAGGGATGGCCTACGCCAGCATCGGTGGCTTCAACCCGGTCAGCGGCCTCTACTCGGGAATGGTCTCGACCCTGGTCGGTTCCGTCTTCTCCCGCACCGTGCTCATGGTGACGACGCTGACCAGTGCGATCGCACTCTCCGCCCAGAGTGTGCTCGCACAGGCAGGCCTCGATCCCCACGACATCGGGAACATCGCGATGCTGACGGTCGCCGTCGGTGCGGTGATGCTTCTGTTCGGTCTGCTCCGCATCGGCGCGATCATGGACTTCGTCTCGAGTGCGGTGATGACCGGCTTCACCGCGGGTATCGCCGTTCAGATCGTCGCGGGCGTGATCAAGGACGTCACCGGATACAAGCCCGACGCCCACAACACGGTGTGGAAGTTCGTCGACGCCTTTGCGCATATCTCCCAATGGTCGGCACACGCCGTGATCGTCGCGCTGGCCACGGTCGCCGTCTGGGCGGTGTTCCGGTTCATCAAACCGCTCGAGTCCTATTCGACACTGATCGCGTTGGTGGTGGTCACCGCCGTCACCGCCGTCAGCGGGACCGATGTCGAGACCGTCGGCGACATTGCCGAGGTGCCGAACAGTCTGCCCCCGTTCACCGTCCCGGATCTCTCGGCATTCCCGGATCTGCTACTCGGCGCGTTCGCGATCGCCCTGGTGGCGCTGGCCCAGGCGGCAGGCATCTCGGCGGCCGTCCCCAACCCCGACAAGTCGCGACCGAACGCGTCGGGTGACTTCTCCGCGCAGGGCGCGGCCAACCTGGTCGGCGGTTTCTTCGGGTCGTTGCCCACCGGCGGCTCGTTGTCGCGCACCGGCGTCGCGGTGTCGGCCGGCGCTCAGACGCGGTGGGCCGGGATGTTCGCCGGCATCTGGCTGATCTTGCTCGTCCTCATCGCCGGCTCGGCCGCACAGATCATCCCCATGGCGGTCATCGGTGGCCTCCTGTTCGTGATCGGCTTCGAGCTGATCCAGGGCCGGTGGGCCGACATCGTGCTGGTGTTCCGCACGGCAAGGTTGAGCGCCGTCGCCTTGATCGTCACCTTCGTCGCCACCACCCAGATCCCCCTGCAGGACGCCATCCTCGTGGGTGCCGCGATCTCGTTGATCTTGTACTGCGTTCAGGCCGCGCGCGCGGCACGGTTGGTCGCCCTCGTGCCGGACGATGGTGGCTGGCGGGTCGTCGACACACCGCAGACCCTGCCCGCCGACGGCATCACCGTCCTGGACTACTCGGGTGTCGCCTTGTTCGCCGAGGTACCGCGCATCGCCGAGACGTGGCCGACCGTCGGCGACGACAACGGTCGTAGCGCGCTGATCCTCAGCGTGCGCACACTGCCCGACGTCCCGTCGTCGACGTTGCAGAAGTTGTTGCGCGCCCACGCCGACGAACTACGTTCCAAGGGCGGCAGATTCATGCTCGCGGGCGTGCGGCCACAGCTGATGAAGGGCATCGAGAACGCAGGTCTCGTCGACGCCGTCGGTCGCGACAACATCTTCGAAGCGACCGACCGGGTGTTCGAATCCGTCGACGACGCCTATGCCGAGGCCAAGCGGTGGCTCGATGCCGCACCGGAGTGA
- a CDS encoding amidohydrolase family protein, protein MTTTHLGQIFHVAGRPVVTEAADALTWIPDGALVLDGAGTIVYCGPRDGRPAARTPGSAERIHDHGDGFLIPGFVDAHIHFPQTYSVDAYGGGQLLEWLETCIFPAEARLADPGFAQQIARDFTARRIAVGTTAAMVFGSAFPHAQDALFDETRRAGLRLVGGRGIQTVGGPASAPLLTTEQQAIDLTADEISRWHAADSGDVSSALLHVAIVPRFSLSVTTETLAGLGELYDDVRDRGVYVHTHLNENNRLGDGEIDLVKRSYEVDSYLDTYDGRFLPGSRTGGAGLLGRRTVMAHAVHCTDDELTRMAETGTSIAHCPVSQLFLGSGTMPWKRTVAAGITIAAGTDVGAGDEWLISRVLSDAFKVHLSEPGAGSVAMHPAEMLFTATLAGARALDMENRFGNFDVGKEADFLVIRPERWTPLESILRQGIRADDEVTARDQTLFALLMGLREPAIAEVYVRGHRVRT, encoded by the coding sequence GTGACCACGACTCATCTCGGCCAGATCTTCCACGTGGCGGGCCGTCCTGTCGTCACCGAGGCGGCCGACGCCCTGACCTGGATACCCGACGGTGCACTGGTCCTGGACGGCGCAGGCACCATCGTCTACTGCGGCCCGCGCGACGGCCGGCCTGCCGCGCGCACTCCGGGGTCAGCCGAGCGGATTCACGACCACGGCGACGGGTTTCTCATCCCCGGATTCGTCGACGCCCACATCCACTTCCCGCAGACCTACTCGGTGGATGCCTACGGCGGCGGACAGCTGCTGGAGTGGCTGGAGACGTGCATCTTCCCGGCCGAGGCTCGGCTCGCCGATCCCGGTTTCGCCCAGCAGATCGCACGGGATTTCACCGCCCGCCGGATCGCGGTCGGGACCACCGCCGCCATGGTGTTCGGTTCGGCATTTCCGCACGCCCAGGACGCGCTCTTCGACGAGACTCGTCGAGCCGGTCTCCGCCTGGTCGGCGGTCGCGGCATCCAGACCGTCGGCGGTCCCGCATCCGCGCCCCTGCTGACCACCGAACAGCAGGCGATCGACCTCACGGCCGACGAGATCAGCCGCTGGCACGCAGCCGATTCCGGCGATGTCTCCTCGGCACTGCTGCATGTGGCGATCGTGCCGCGATTCTCACTGTCGGTGACCACGGAGACCCTGGCCGGTCTCGGCGAGCTCTACGATGACGTGCGCGATCGGGGTGTGTACGTGCACACCCACCTCAACGAGAACAATCGCCTCGGCGACGGCGAGATCGACCTCGTCAAGCGCAGTTACGAGGTCGATTCCTACCTGGACACCTACGACGGCCGGTTCCTGCCGGGCAGCAGGACCGGCGGGGCCGGGCTGCTCGGTCGCCGGACCGTCATGGCGCACGCCGTGCACTGCACCGACGACGAGCTCACGCGGATGGCCGAGACCGGGACGTCGATCGCACACTGCCCGGTGTCCCAGCTGTTCCTCGGTTCGGGCACCATGCCGTGGAAACGGACCGTCGCCGCCGGGATCACGATCGCGGCCGGCACCGACGTCGGCGCCGGAGACGAATGGTTGATCTCGCGGGTGCTGTCCGACGCCTTCAAGGTTCATCTCAGCGAGCCGGGTGCGGGGAGTGTGGCGATGCACCCGGCCGAGATGTTGTTCACCGCAACGCTGGCCGGTGCACGAGCGCTCGACATGGAGAACCGCTTCGGGAACTTCGATGTCGGCAAAGAGGCGGACTTCCTGGTTATCCGACCCGAGCGGTGGACGCCTCTGGAATCAATTCTGCGCCAGGGCATCCGGGCCGACGACGAGGTCACCGCCCGCGATCAGACCCTGTTCGCGCTCTTGATGGGATTACGAGAACCCGCGATCGCGGAAGTCTACGTACGCGGGCACCGAGTCCGCACCTGA
- a CDS encoding carboxylate--amine ligase, whose product MGTSGQKHVLITFGRSFLTLELTRLMSAAGHRVTIVDSIPVGVTRFSHGADAFHRVPAPKFEPRAYCHALAQIVVDEKVDMVIPIHEETDILSMMVDIFPPECELFLSDFETENSLHNKFEFQELLVARGIPALKYAQVRGPDDLAALDFDAPFALKECYSRGSQKVHKVTPGDPMDWVEFDPINPWLAQEWLSGTNYCTYSICRDGQINAHATYPVDYAIGGSSCLNFKSVQHDAIFEWISKFVRDMNFTGQVGFDFIEDPERGLFCIECNPRATSGIMMFGPEDGVDRAFFGTNDEIITPGADVDKMIGLGMLLYGWRKDSRRGRSMREFVRAFRSSSDVISCPGDQRPALLLPFAYLGILRSCYKYKVGLAEGFMHDHEWDGLRISE is encoded by the coding sequence GTGGGGACTTCCGGACAAAAGCACGTTCTGATCACTTTCGGGCGGTCGTTCCTGACCCTCGAGCTGACCCGCCTGATGTCTGCGGCGGGACATCGGGTGACCATCGTCGACAGCATCCCGGTGGGTGTGACCAGGTTCTCTCATGGCGCGGACGCCTTTCACCGGGTGCCTGCGCCCAAATTCGAGCCGCGGGCGTACTGCCACGCACTCGCGCAGATCGTCGTCGACGAAAAGGTCGACATGGTCATCCCGATCCACGAGGAGACCGACATCCTCTCGATGATGGTCGACATCTTCCCGCCCGAATGCGAATTGTTCCTGTCCGATTTCGAGACCGAGAACAGCCTCCACAACAAATTCGAGTTCCAGGAGCTTCTCGTCGCCCGTGGGATTCCGGCGCTGAAATACGCTCAGGTCCGCGGTCCCGACGACCTCGCGGCGCTCGATTTCGACGCACCGTTCGCCCTCAAGGAGTGCTATTCGCGGGGATCGCAGAAGGTCCACAAGGTCACCCCGGGTGACCCGATGGACTGGGTCGAGTTCGACCCGATCAACCCGTGGCTGGCGCAGGAGTGGCTCTCCGGGACCAACTACTGCACCTACTCGATCTGCCGTGACGGCCAGATCAATGCCCATGCCACCTATCCGGTGGATTATGCGATCGGTGGGAGTTCGTGCCTGAACTTCAAGTCGGTCCAGCACGATGCGATCTTCGAATGGATCTCGAAGTTCGTGCGGGACATGAACTTCACCGGTCAGGTCGGGTTCGACTTCATCGAGGATCCGGAACGTGGGCTGTTCTGCATCGAGTGCAACCCGCGGGCGACCAGCGGCATCATGATGTTCGGTCCGGAGGATGGCGTCGACCGCGCATTCTTCGGGACCAACGACGAGATCATCACCCCCGGAGCCGATGTCGACAAGATGATCGGCCTGGGCATGCTGCTCTACGGGTGGCGCAAGGATTCGCGCCGTGGCCGCAGCATGCGCGAATTCGTACGCGCCTTCCGGTCGTCGAGCGACGTTATCAGTTGTCCGGGTGACCAGCGCCCCGCGCTCCTCCTCCCGTTCGCCTATCTCGGCATCCTGCGCAGTTGCTACAAGTACAAGGTCGGGCTCGCCGAGGGATTCATGCACGACCACGAGTGGGACGGTCTGCGGATCTCGGAGTGA
- a CDS encoding EamA/RhaT family transporter yields the protein MFVIGIIAACLAAVAYGMSTVLRALGARRVATAARDEGTEDNQTNAVGGPSLQSTMSTFVDPSFILGTMMVIIGFAGGALAARFLPLFLSQTIVSANLVITALLGTIMLNIALHTRDWIAIWLVVLSLCLLGMSAEHHTGGGESAVFHWELFVATLGLCAIALFGVYRLGKHAAIVGGATAGLLFGMIAIAVRVLDGVAPFHLVTLLTDPAAWTIAVAGAVGFFVQTVALQVGAVNGVTAVLVVGETAGPSLVGVLFLNDTAKPGLGWLAIVGFIGAVIGAVLVAWYGSGDPDHFGEAPPLKGGWRRGRVDSSGADTGEIDTGFYGSDLFGWSSAARSSRRSRSSDDSEGPSEDASH from the coding sequence ATGTTCGTGATCGGCATCATCGCCGCTTGCCTCGCCGCCGTCGCCTACGGGATGTCCACCGTACTACGCGCGCTGGGCGCGCGCCGGGTGGCGACGGCCGCCCGTGACGAGGGCACCGAGGACAACCAGACCAACGCGGTCGGCGGCCCATCGCTGCAGTCGACGATGTCCACCTTCGTCGATCCATCGTTCATTCTCGGCACGATGATGGTGATCATCGGCTTCGCCGGTGGCGCGCTGGCCGCGCGATTCCTCCCGCTGTTCCTCTCCCAGACCATCGTGTCGGCGAATCTCGTGATCACCGCCCTACTCGGCACCATCATGCTGAACATCGCGCTGCACACCCGCGACTGGATCGCCATCTGGCTGGTCGTGCTGTCGCTGTGCCTGCTCGGCATGTCGGCCGAGCACCACACGGGCGGCGGCGAGAGCGCCGTCTTCCATTGGGAACTGTTCGTCGCCACCCTGGGACTCTGCGCGATCGCCCTGTTCGGCGTGTACCGGCTCGGCAAGCACGCGGCCATCGTCGGCGGCGCCACCGCGGGGCTGCTGTTCGGCATGATCGCGATCGCGGTCCGCGTCCTCGACGGCGTCGCGCCGTTCCATCTCGTCACCCTGCTCACCGACCCGGCCGCCTGGACCATCGCGGTCGCAGGCGCCGTCGGCTTCTTCGTCCAGACGGTCGCTCTGCAGGTGGGTGCGGTGAACGGGGTGACGGCAGTCCTGGTCGTCGGCGAGACAGCCGGCCCGAGCCTCGTCGGTGTGCTGTTCCTCAACGACACGGCCAAGCCCGGACTCGGGTGGCTGGCCATCGTCGGCTTCATCGGCGCCGTCATCGGAGCGGTGCTCGTCGCCTGGTACGGCTCCGGCGACCCCGATCATTTCGGCGAGGCGCCACCGCTGAAGGGCGGATGGCGGCGTGGCCGCGTCGATTCGTCCGGCGCCGACACCGGGGAGATCGACACCGGGTTCTACGGGTCCGATCTGTTCGGATGGTCGTCGGCGGCGCGGTCGAGTCGCCGCAGCCGATCCTCCGACGACTCCGAGGGGCCGTCGGAGGACGCGTCGCACTGA
- a CDS encoding SCO6745 family protein translates to MTSIADETAHQTARKAYESIEPFHVLAYFNHGLRAAQEDTGLDGHGFYVGARAAPMGECHASVVTSSFYNFASDLIATSWDAARAVGLEKVAARRVQMLDEQLRTILGDRVGDPEIVELTSRYRELAHGLPFGGRPLASAWAAATPPDEPHVALWHAIAVLREWRGDNHIAVLVNHDLDALDAVIFHEAELPDPTVRRRTLGRKLIQLTRGWSDDDWDASVDRLVGRGLATRVESGERLTDAGLDVYRAIEAETDAITAQAWAKPGVDELLERTRPYVKAVIDAGVLPGTRKKD, encoded by the coding sequence ATGACCTCGATCGCCGATGAGACCGCCCACCAGACCGCCCGCAAGGCCTACGAGAGCATCGAGCCGTTTCACGTTCTCGCGTACTTCAATCACGGCCTGCGTGCGGCGCAGGAGGACACCGGCCTCGACGGCCACGGCTTCTACGTCGGCGCTCGCGCCGCTCCGATGGGGGAGTGCCACGCGTCGGTCGTGACGTCGTCGTTCTACAACTTCGCGTCCGACCTGATCGCCACGAGTTGGGATGCCGCCCGCGCGGTCGGGCTCGAGAAGGTCGCGGCGCGGCGCGTGCAGATGCTCGACGAGCAGCTGCGCACGATCCTGGGTGATCGGGTCGGCGACCCCGAGATCGTCGAGCTGACCAGTCGCTATCGCGAACTCGCCCACGGGCTGCCGTTCGGTGGCCGCCCGCTGGCGTCGGCCTGGGCCGCCGCCACCCCGCCCGACGAGCCGCATGTCGCGCTGTGGCACGCCATCGCCGTCCTCCGGGAATGGCGCGGCGACAACCACATCGCGGTGCTGGTCAACCACGACCTCGATGCCCTGGACGCGGTGATCTTCCACGAGGCCGAGCTGCCGGACCCGACGGTCCGTCGGCGGACTCTCGGCCGCAAGCTCATCCAGCTGACTCGCGGGTGGTCGGACGACGACTGGGATGCCTCCGTGGACCGGCTGGTCGGTCGTGGTCTGGCGACCCGTGTGGAATCGGGCGAGCGACTGACCGACGCCGGCCTGGACGTTTATCGCGCGATCGAGGCCGAGACCGATGCCATCACTGCCCAGGCCTGGGCGAAGCCCGGCGTCGACGAACTCCTGGAACGCACGCGGCCGTATGTGAAGGCTGTGATCGACGCGGGAGTACTACCGGGTACCCGCAAGAAGGACTGA
- a CDS encoding nuclear transport factor 2 family protein: MDDLEAIKQLKYRYLRALDTKDWEVFEGTLTPDVTGDYGSSLKFTTRDELVGFMRESVGPAVITEHRVAHPEIDVEGDEATGRWYLQDRVIVPDFKFMLIGAAFYADRYRRTDEGWRICGTGYDRTYEAKMSLDDVPSFALDVGPAIRID; this comes from the coding sequence ATGGATGATCTCGAGGCGATCAAGCAGCTCAAGTACCGCTACCTCCGTGCACTGGACACGAAGGACTGGGAGGTGTTCGAAGGCACCCTCACACCCGATGTCACCGGCGACTACGGCAGCAGCCTCAAGTTCACCACCCGTGACGAGCTGGTCGGCTTCATGCGCGAATCGGTGGGACCCGCGGTGATCACCGAACACCGAGTCGCCCATCCCGAGATCGACGTGGAGGGCGACGAGGCCACCGGACGCTGGTACCTGCAGGACCGGGTCATCGTGCCGGATTTCAAGTTCATGCTGATCGGTGCCGCGTTCTACGCGGACCGCTACCGCCGCACCGACGAGGGTTGGCGGATCTGCGGGACCGGCTATGACCGCACCTACGAGGCGAAGATGAGCCTCGACGACGTGCCGAGCTTCGCTCTGGACGTCGGCCCAGCGATCCGGATCGACTGA
- a CDS encoding phosphoribosyltransferase, whose amino-acid sequence MSRRAEVFADRQAAGRALVERLRSAPIPSGSSEGATHDRIVVLGLARGGVPVARVVADALGAPLDALVVRKLGAPGQPEFAMGALAAGQVVVNDDVPRRLGVSPEQFQEVVDREEAIRIDREQRYRGGAQPVAVEGKTVILVDDGMATGSTMAVALRAVGAAGAAAVVIAVPTAPDDAIRRFTADPAVDAVVCVRSPEPFHAVGLSYRDFQQVSDDEVTRCLRLR is encoded by the coding sequence ATGTCACGGCGCGCAGAGGTCTTCGCCGATCGACAGGCCGCCGGTCGAGCTCTCGTCGAACGACTTCGCAGCGCGCCGATCCCGTCCGGTTCGAGTGAGGGCGCCACGCACGACCGTATCGTCGTGCTGGGTCTGGCGCGCGGCGGTGTGCCGGTGGCCCGGGTGGTGGCCGATGCCCTCGGTGCCCCACTCGACGCGCTCGTGGTCCGCAAACTCGGCGCGCCCGGTCAGCCCGAGTTCGCGATGGGCGCACTGGCGGCGGGGCAGGTCGTCGTCAACGACGACGTCCCCCGCCGACTCGGTGTCTCACCCGAACAGTTCCAGGAGGTGGTCGACCGCGAGGAGGCCATCCGCATCGATCGCGAGCAGCGCTACCGGGGAGGTGCCCAACCGGTGGCCGTCGAGGGCAAGACGGTGATCCTCGTCGACGACGGGATGGCGACCGGATCGACGATGGCGGTGGCGCTGCGTGCCGTGGGCGCGGCCGGTGCCGCTGCCGTCGTCATCGCGGTGCCGACGGCACCCGACGACGCGATCCGACGCTTCACCGCCGATCCGGCCGTCGACGCCGTTGTGTGTGTGCGCTCTCCGGAGCCCTTTCACGCCGTCGGGTTGTCGTATCGCGATTTCCAACAGGTCAGCGACGACGAGGTCACGCGCTGCCTCCGGCTCAGATGA